A stretch of bacterium DNA encodes these proteins:
- a CDS encoding NTP transferase domain-containing protein, protein MNTPSLAAVIMAAGQGKRMKNPDKAKVMHELAGVPLVEHVVRLAKDLGAQRIIVIVGHQRQQVMDYLSGLDPDIEFAVQAEQLGTGHAVRMAEPLLADFEGDVMILSGDAPMTRRETMQAALDKHHEAASAVTVLTAMLPDPTGYGRVIRGSDGEILRIVEHKDASEEERAVREINSGIYVFQKSPLFDALARVTNDNAQGEYYLPDVFEIFQNEQRTMIPHVVESFDEIRGVNTVEQLSELASIFASRKP, encoded by the coding sequence ATGAATACACCCTCTCTTGCCGCAGTAATCATGGCAGCCGGGCAGGGCAAGCGCATGAAAAACCCCGATAAGGCCAAGGTCATGCACGAGCTTGCCGGTGTGCCTCTTGTCGAGCATGTTGTCCGCCTGGCAAAAGACCTCGGCGCCCAGCGCATCATCGTCATTGTCGGTCATCAGCGCCAGCAGGTAATGGATTATCTTTCAGGCCTCGATCCGGACATCGAGTTCGCCGTGCAGGCAGAACAGCTGGGTACCGGACACGCCGTACGGATGGCGGAGCCCCTGCTCGCTGACTTTGAAGGCGATGTCATGATCCTCTCGGGGGACGCTCCCATGACAAGACGTGAGACCATGCAGGCTGCGCTCGATAAGCACCATGAGGCCGCCTCAGCGGTGACCGTACTCACGGCAATGCTTCCCGATCCCACCGGGTACGGCCGTGTCATACGTGGCAGCGATGGGGAAATTCTGCGTATCGTCGAACACAAGGACGCAAGCGAGGAAGAGCGCGCGGTGCGGGAAATCAACAGCGGGATATATGTCTTTCAGAAAAGCCCCCTCTTCGATGCCCTGGCCCGTGTGACGAACGACAACGCACAGGGCGAATATTACCTCCCGGACGTCTTTGAGATTTTCCAGAATGAGCAGCGTACGATGATTCCGCATGTGGTCGAGAGTTTTGACGAGATTCGCGGAGTCAATACTGTTGAACAGCTTTCTGAGCTGGCATCAATATTCGCATCGCGCAAGCCGTAA
- a CDS encoding aspartate 1-decarboxylase, with amino-acid sequence MKRIMFKSKIHRARVTQAELYYEGSITIDRDLMAQADILEYEKVQVVNVNNGQRFETYALKGEAGSGTICLNGAAARLGHVGDEVIIITYAEYEDSELSGHKPSIILVDEHNNVKQIL; translated from the coding sequence ATGAAGCGCATCATGTTCAAATCCAAGATTCACCGTGCACGTGTCACACAGGCGGAGCTGTACTACGAAGGCAGCATCACCATCGACCGTGACCTCATGGCGCAGGCGGATATTCTCGAATACGAGAAGGTTCAGGTGGTGAATGTGAACAATGGTCAACGCTTCGAAACCTATGCACTCAAGGGTGAAGCCGGAAGTGGAACGATATGCCTGAACGGCGCAGCCGCACGGCTTGGCCACGTCGGAGACGAAGTCATCATTATTACCTATGCCGAATATGAAGACAGCGAACTCAGCGGCCATAAACCTTCCATCATTCTCGTCGACGAGCACAACAACGTAAAGCAGATCCTGTGA
- the panC gene encoding pantoate--beta-alanine ligase — MILINSIASMQETADRLRAEGKRIAFVPTMGYLHEGHLDLLRLARQHGDIVVMSIFVNPTQFAEGEDLERYPRDLARDRELAEAAGCDIIFTPTAGEMYPENDSSWVNVDRLGATLEGAHRPTHFRGVTTVVSKLFHIVRPHAAVFGQKDAQQAAIIRRMTTDLHFGIEIVVAPIRREPDGLAMSSRNTYLSDQERLEALALSRSLRSAEAMFLRGERHTETLRNAVEEEIMGSGVTLDYVEVVDPATFLPIEGRIETTALIAIAGRVGKTRLIDNILLGKQATQQ, encoded by the coding sequence GTGATACTTATCAATTCCATTGCATCGATGCAGGAGACTGCAGACCGTCTCCGCGCCGAAGGCAAACGCATCGCATTTGTGCCCACGATGGGCTATCTGCACGAGGGGCATCTTGACCTGCTGCGCCTGGCCCGTCAGCACGGCGATATTGTCGTGATGTCCATTTTTGTCAATCCCACACAATTCGCGGAAGGTGAAGATCTCGAACGCTACCCGCGAGACCTCGCGCGTGACAGAGAGCTCGCGGAAGCCGCGGGATGCGACATCATTTTCACTCCCACCGCCGGTGAGATGTACCCTGAGAACGACAGCAGCTGGGTCAACGTCGACCGGCTCGGAGCAACTCTTGAAGGTGCCCATCGTCCGACACATTTTCGCGGCGTTACCACCGTGGTCAGCAAACTGTTTCATATCGTGCGACCCCACGCCGCCGTTTTCGGCCAGAAAGACGCTCAGCAGGCCGCCATCATCCGCCGGATGACAACCGACCTCCATTTCGGCATCGAGATCGTCGTCGCCCCCATCCGCAGGGAACCGGATGGACTGGCAATGAGTTCGAGAAACACGTATCTTTCGGATCAGGAACGATTGGAAGCTCTCGCGCTTTCCCGTTCCCTCCGCAGCGCGGAAGCGATGTTTTTACGCGGCGAACGCCACACAGAAACCCTTCGCAACGCTGTGGAAGAGGAGATTATGGGCAGTGGTGTCACGCTCGATTACGTCGAAGTCGTCGATCCGGCGACCTTCCTTCCCATCGAAGGCCGTATCGAAACAACAGCCCTGATAGCCATTGCCGGTCGTGTCGGAAAGACACGATTGATTGACAACATCTTACTCGGAAAGCAGGCGACGCAGCAATGA
- the accD gene encoding acetyl-CoA carboxylase, carboxyltransferase subunit beta, producing the protein MAWFKRSKSNIETSGRKRDVPDGSWVKCNHCSEMMHQKQLEAALYTCIHCGASFRVGSSQYLEIILDKGSFKEYDRKMRATDPLEFTDSKPYADRVEATIKKSGLQDAMRSGLGKIHGRTVSIAVMDFGFIGGSMGSVVGEKIARAIDRAIKQKCPLIIVSSSGGARMMEGAYSLMQMAKTSARLSLLHDAGLPYISILLDPTTGGVTASFAMLGDIILAEPKALIGFAGPRVIKQTIGRDLPEGFQRAEFLLDKGFLDKVVPRADMRDTLGTLLEHMHNV; encoded by the coding sequence ATGGCGTGGTTTAAACGCAGCAAATCCAACATAGAAACTTCAGGCCGTAAGCGCGACGTACCGGACGGATCGTGGGTGAAATGCAATCATTGCAGTGAAATGATGCATCAGAAACAGCTCGAGGCTGCCCTCTACACCTGCATTCACTGCGGTGCTTCCTTTCGTGTCGGCAGTTCCCAGTACCTGGAAATCATCCTCGACAAGGGGAGCTTCAAGGAATATGACCGCAAGATGCGGGCGACCGATCCCCTCGAATTCACCGACAGCAAGCCCTATGCAGATCGTGTCGAAGCAACGATAAAGAAAAGTGGTCTGCAGGACGCCATGCGCAGCGGACTCGGAAAAATCCACGGCCGCACGGTTTCCATCGCGGTGATGGATTTCGGATTCATCGGCGGGAGCATGGGTTCTGTTGTCGGCGAGAAGATCGCGCGAGCGATCGACCGCGCGATCAAACAGAAATGTCCCCTCATCATCGTGTCCTCCAGCGGCGGCGCGCGTATGATGGAAGGTGCCTATTCCCTGATGCAGATGGCGAAAACCAGCGCACGGCTCTCATTGCTGCACGATGCCGGCCTGCCGTACATATCCATCCTGCTCGATCCGACGACAGGCGGCGTCACCGCCAGTTTCGCAATGCTGGGCGATATCATCCTGGCCGAACCCAAGGCGCTGATCGGTTTCGCAGGTCCCCGTGTGATCAAGCAGACCATCGGACGCGATCTTCCCGAAGGCTTTCAGCGTGCCGAATTTCTGCTTGATAAAGGCTTTCTTGACAAGGTTGTGCCGCGCGCGGATATGCGCGATACACTCGGCACCCTCCTCGAACACATGCATAACGTCTGA
- the tsaB gene encoding tRNA (adenosine(37)-N6)-threonylcarbamoyltransferase complex dimerization subunit type 1 TsaB — protein sequence MILGIDTAAQTLGVALAETGSIVARKSIDIPNAHDAMLAPVIQELLKENGLQAADLSTVAVASGPGSFTGLRIGMAMAKGFAFSLAIPLIAVPTMDAIAFAVRRQRNVEHDSQLLVALDARRERVYHAAYRSEGDAWTRISGPALSAIDDLKAPHAAPLLLAGDAAQTLAERFSRGTVLSVACATAEDIVLLGTEMLAAGQSADPETCEPLYLQDFIVKQAKNPLFTATEKE from the coding sequence TTGATACTCGGCATCGATACCGCAGCGCAGACGCTCGGCGTCGCACTGGCAGAGACCGGAAGCATCGTCGCCCGCAAATCGATAGACATACCGAATGCGCACGACGCAATGCTCGCCCCAGTCATACAGGAACTGCTGAAGGAAAACGGGCTGCAGGCCGCTGATCTTTCCACCGTCGCTGTGGCATCGGGACCAGGTTCGTTTACCGGACTGCGGATCGGTATGGCCATGGCAAAAGGCTTCGCATTCTCGCTTGCGATACCGCTCATCGCTGTCCCGACCATGGACGCGATCGCCTTCGCTGTCCGTCGCCAGAGGAATGTCGAGCACGACTCGCAACTGCTTGTCGCACTCGACGCGCGCAGAGAGCGCGTGTACCATGCAGCATACCGGTCCGAAGGGGACGCATGGACAAGAATTTCGGGCCCGGCCCTCTCCGCAATTGACGACCTGAAAGCACCGCATGCAGCACCGCTGTTGCTTGCCGGCGATGCAGCACAGACACTGGCGGAACGGTTCTCCCGTGGCACAGTGTTATCTGTCGCCTGCGCAACGGCGGAAGACATCGTCCTGCTCGGTACCGAAATGTTAGCGGCGGGACAATCCGCCGACCCTGAAACCTGCGAACCGCTGTACCTGCAGGACTTTATTGTAAAACAGGCAAAAAATCCCCTGTTTACAGCAACGGAAAAGGAATAG
- the tsaE gene encoding tRNA (adenosine(37)-N6)-threonylcarbamoyltransferase complex ATPase subunit type 1 TsaE: MSDEVHETYSVEETRALGRRFASTLPASALVAFCGDLGSGKTAFIQGVCDYFDCAGQVSSPTFTIVNEYSGSRSVRHCDLYRLDAVEDMLEIGLDALFSEDGIILVEWAERALPLLPLPRFEVAAAHGDSESHRSYRIHRLEHGGKSILSAPQQMFQRSA, from the coding sequence GTGTCCGACGAAGTGCATGAGACATACAGCGTGGAGGAAACGCGTGCCCTGGGACGCCGTTTCGCTTCGACCCTGCCGGCGTCGGCGCTCGTTGCGTTCTGTGGTGATCTCGGCTCGGGAAAGACTGCGTTCATTCAGGGCGTATGTGATTATTTCGATTGTGCGGGACAGGTGAGCAGTCCTACCTTCACCATCGTCAACGAGTACTCCGGATCGCGCAGCGTGCGGCATTGCGATCTCTATCGCCTTGATGCGGTTGAGGACATGCTGGAAATCGGACTCGATGCGCTGTTCTCTGAAGATGGGATCATTCTCGTCGAATGGGCTGAGCGTGCGCTGCCCCTGCTGCCACTTCCCCGCTTTGAAGTTGCGGCAGCCCACGGCGATTCAGAATCCCATCGCTCCTACCGCATTCATCGGCTCGAGCATGGGGGCAAGAGCATCCTCAGCGCACCGCAGCAGATGTTCCAGAGGTCCGCTTGA
- a CDS encoding PglZ domain-containing protein translates to MAEDKGHILWVDDEVELLRPHILHLEQRGYRLSTVTNGEDALDFVRNEPVDLILLDESMPGMGGLETLSELKAMQPDIPVVMVTKNEEEALMEEAIGEQISDYLTKPVNPSQILLVAKKVLQGKRIVGDRTAQYYIREFNDVSMKLQGPLDLEEWMEIYKKLVEWEIELDQHPRLGLQQTMADQRKECNQEFCKFVERHYRDWLEDDDVTLSPQVVDRFLLPHLESKGPVFFFVIDCMRYDQWLIMEQHLRDLYTIEKEFYMGILPTATPYARNAIFSGYYPSEIERVFPDLWASKDDDDYSMNKYEKEFLEKLLERRRIKLRNDLKYIKIIDPEFGKQMVGNIASFVKNHLTAIVVNFVDMLAHSRSDYPILKEIAPDESAYRSLTNTWFTHSSLYNMFQQIAKTPNATIVVTTDHGSVRCMRGSKVLGDRETSTNLRYKYGRNVKADTKHAMYIRNPEEYKLPKRGVTVNYVIAKEDYYFVYPTEYNKYLSYYRDSFQHGGMSLEELILPVITMKAKA, encoded by the coding sequence ATGGCGGAAGACAAGGGACATATTCTCTGGGTCGACGATGAAGTGGAACTTCTCCGGCCTCATATCCTTCACCTCGAACAGCGTGGCTACCGTCTGAGTACCGTTACCAACGGTGAGGACGCGCTGGATTTTGTCCGGAATGAGCCGGTTGACCTGATTCTGCTCGACGAATCGATGCCCGGCATGGGCGGACTCGAAACGCTGTCGGAGCTCAAAGCCATGCAACCGGATATCCCCGTCGTCATGGTGACGAAAAACGAGGAAGAGGCGCTGATGGAAGAGGCCATCGGCGAGCAGATCAGCGATTACCTCACAAAACCGGTGAATCCAAGTCAGATTCTGCTCGTCGCCAAAAAAGTGCTGCAGGGGAAACGTATCGTTGGCGACCGCACGGCACAGTATTACATCCGCGAGTTCAACGATGTGTCAATGAAACTGCAGGGTCCGCTCGACCTTGAAGAGTGGATGGAGATTTACAAGAAACTTGTGGAATGGGAAATCGAACTCGATCAGCATCCGCGTCTGGGATTGCAGCAGACCATGGCGGATCAGCGGAAGGAATGCAACCAGGAATTCTGCAAGTTCGTCGAGCGTCATTACCGCGACTGGCTTGAGGACGACGATGTCACCCTCTCACCCCAGGTAGTGGATCGCTTTCTTCTCCCGCATCTCGAAAGCAAGGGGCCGGTGTTCTTCTTCGTAATCGACTGCATGCGTTACGACCAGTGGCTGATCATGGAACAACACCTGCGCGATCTTTACACTATCGAGAAAGAATTCTACATGGGAATTCTTCCGACGGCGACACCGTACGCGCGCAATGCGATTTTCAGCGGGTACTATCCTTCCGAAATTGAACGGGTGTTCCCGGATCTCTGGGCCTCGAAGGATGACGATGATTATTCAATGAACAAGTACGAGAAGGAATTCCTCGAGAAGCTTCTCGAGCGCCGCCGCATCAAACTGCGCAATGACCTGAAATACATCAAAATCATCGATCCCGAGTTCGGGAAGCAGATGGTGGGCAACATCGCGTCGTTCGTGAAAAACCACCTCACTGCAATCGTCGTGAATTTTGTTGACATGCTGGCGCATTCACGTTCCGATTACCCCATCCTGAAAGAGATTGCGCCGGACGAATCGGCCTACCGCTCCCTTACCAACACCTGGTTCACGCATTCGTCGCTCTACAACATGTTCCAGCAGATCGCGAAGACGCCCAACGCGACCATCGTCGTGACAACGGATCATGGCAGTGTGCGCTGTATGCGCGGGAGCAAGGTACTCGGCGACAGGGAAACCTCAACGAATCTGCGTTACAAATACGGGCGGAATGTCAAGGCCGACACCAAGCACGCGATGTACATCCGCAATCCTGAAGAGTACAAACTGCCAAAGCGCGGCGTAACGGTGAACTACGTCATCGCCAAGGAAGATTATTACTTCGTCTATCCGACAGAGTACAACAAATATCTCTCGTATTACCGCGACAGCTTCCAGCATGGCGGCATGTCGCTAGAAGAACTCATTCTCCCCGTCATCACCATGAAGGCGAAGGCCTGA
- a CDS encoding hemolysin family protein, translated as MVALLLISVGILALSFLASSMEAALFSVTAIQIEQMVEKGERGALRLRANKENIRDSIVAIVILNNLSNIAGSIIVGALAVDVFGDLWVGVFSAILTFVIILLGEVVPKTIGERNAASYARHTAVIVTVLRILFYPFVLIINLMTRPVGGSEDASRQLSEDEITVLARLSHRDGNILDMENKLIRHVFQLDDIMARDIMTPRTVVFALRADETLDEVRHELFKASVSRIPIFGEDMDDILGLAHIRDLLAALAKGKGQRRMSEFAVEVHYVPDTARLNVILSDFLKNREHLAIVVDEHGGMAGVITLEDILEQLVGEIVDEHDRDVDLRVRARMLQERRGRGKDEFAS; from the coding sequence ATGGTTGCGTTACTCCTGATCAGTGTTGGTATCCTTGCCCTGTCTTTCCTTGCTTCGAGCATGGAAGCGGCCTTGTTTTCCGTCACTGCCATACAGATAGAGCAGATGGTGGAGAAGGGGGAGCGCGGGGCGCTCCGGTTGCGCGCGAACAAGGAGAATATTCGGGACAGCATCGTTGCCATCGTGATTCTCAACAACCTGAGCAATATTGCGGGCTCCATCATCGTGGGAGCGCTCGCCGTGGACGTGTTCGGGGACCTTTGGGTAGGCGTGTTTTCTGCGATCCTGACATTTGTCATCATCCTCCTTGGCGAGGTGGTACCGAAAACCATTGGTGAGCGCAACGCCGCCAGCTATGCCCGCCACACGGCCGTGATCGTCACCGTCCTGCGCATTCTTTTCTATCCGTTCGTTCTCATCATCAATCTCATGACACGCCCCGTCGGGGGATCCGAGGATGCCTCACGGCAGCTGAGCGAGGACGAGATTACCGTGCTGGCACGCCTCAGCCATCGCGACGGCAACATTCTCGACATGGAGAACAAGCTGATCAGGCACGTCTTCCAGCTCGATGACATCATGGCCCGGGATATCATGACACCGCGCACAGTGGTCTTCGCATTGCGTGCGGATGAGACGTTGGATGAAGTCCGGCACGAACTGTTCAAAGCCTCCGTCAGCCGTATACCGATCTTCGGGGAGGATATGGACGATATCCTTGGACTCGCGCATATCAGGGACCTCCTTGCGGCACTTGCGAAAGGGAAAGGGCAGCGGCGGATGTCCGAATTCGCGGTGGAAGTCCACTATGTGCCCGATACCGCCCGGCTTAATGTCATACTCAGCGATTTCCTGAAAAACCGTGAGCATCTTGCCATCGTGGTCGACGAGCATGGCGGGATGGCGGGGGTGATTACGCTGGAGGATATTCTTGAACAGCTCGTCGGAGAAATCGTCGACGAACACGACAGGGACGTGGATTTGCGAGTGCGCGCACGCATGTTGCAGGAACGGCGCGGCAGGGGGAAGGACGAATTTGCATCCTGA
- a CDS encoding adenylate kinase, producing the protein MRLLIFGPPGAGKGTQAQFISTHFNIPHISTGDIFRENIRNGTPLGIEAKRYSEAGDLVPDSVTNAMVKERLEKPDTAAGFLLDGYPRTPAQAEALDSFLPDGATLDAVLNMIVPEEELLERLGKRGRSDDSLDTIRHRLHIYHETTEPLAEYYRGKGLLVDIQGVGDITDITGQIITAVEHRV; encoded by the coding sequence ATGCGGCTTCTGATTTTCGGCCCTCCCGGGGCCGGCAAAGGAACACAGGCGCAGTTCATTTCCACGCATTTCAACATTCCGCACATCTCGACCGGAGATATTTTCCGGGAAAACATCCGCAACGGAACGCCACTCGGCATCGAAGCCAAGCGCTACTCCGAGGCAGGCGACCTTGTTCCTGACAGCGTGACGAATGCGATGGTCAAGGAGCGGCTCGAGAAGCCGGATACAGCGGCAGGGTTTCTGCTCGACGGCTATCCACGCACTCCGGCACAGGCGGAGGCACTCGACTCCTTCCTTCCTGACGGAGCAACCCTCGATGCGGTGCTGAACATGATTGTTCCGGAAGAGGAACTGCTTGAGCGTCTCGGAAAGCGCGGTCGCTCCGACGATTCGCTTGACACCATTCGCCACCGCCTCCATATCTACCATGAAACAACAGAGCCGCTCGCGGAGTATTACCGCGGAAAAGGTCTGCTCGTCGACATTCAGGGTGTGGGCGATATCACGGACATCACCGGGCAGATCATCACGGCTGTCGAACATCGTGTGTAA
- the rlmN gene encoding 23S rRNA (adenine(2503)-C(2))-methyltransferase RlmN, protein MQSQKKNIFGLTLRQLEEEMTSAGQPRFRAEQLFYWLYNRGVETFSACGNMPKALRSELEQNYRIAHPTLVREQQSEDGTRKFLFALDDGRNVETVLIPSESEDEGEPRRLTICVSTQVGCPLDCKFCATASMKLKRNLHPGEIFGQYLAVQKHSARRITNLVFMGMGEPMLNYDHVMHSVEIMTHEKTEGIATSHMTLSTAGLADRIRQLADENRKIKLAISLHATTDELRLRLMPINKKFPLSELLDAAEYYYRKTRRRITYEYILFDGLNDGPEDVRRLVKLTRRVPSKVNIIPFHQISTAYPDGMPLTLASPSREHIERFAAALRKEDVTVMLRSSSGKDIDAACGQLAVRHTTKQTENL, encoded by the coding sequence ATGCAGTCACAGAAAAAAAATATTTTCGGCCTCACCCTCCGCCAGCTCGAAGAAGAGATGACGTCTGCCGGTCAGCCGCGCTTTCGTGCCGAGCAGCTGTTCTACTGGCTCTATAACCGGGGCGTCGAAACTTTCAGCGCATGCGGCAACATGCCGAAGGCCCTGCGCAGCGAACTCGAGCAAAACTACCGTATCGCACATCCGACGCTCGTCCGCGAACAGCAGAGCGAAGACGGAACCCGGAAGTTTCTCTTCGCGCTCGACGACGGCAGGAATGTCGAAACCGTGCTGATTCCCTCCGAGAGTGAGGATGAAGGGGAACCCAGGCGCCTCACCATCTGTGTGTCGACGCAGGTGGGGTGTCCGCTCGACTGCAAGTTCTGCGCCACAGCTTCGATGAAACTCAAGCGCAACCTCCACCCCGGCGAGATCTTCGGGCAGTATCTCGCCGTGCAGAAGCATTCCGCACGGCGCATCACCAACCTGGTGTTCATGGGTATGGGCGAGCCCATGCTGAACTACGATCACGTCATGCACAGCGTTGAAATCATGACGCATGAGAAAACCGAAGGTATCGCGACAAGTCATATGACATTGTCGACAGCCGGACTCGCGGATCGCATCAGACAGCTGGCCGATGAGAATCGGAAAATCAAGCTGGCCATTTCACTGCATGCGACGACGGATGAACTGCGTCTCCGGTTGATGCCCATCAACAAAAAATTCCCTCTCTCCGAACTGCTCGACGCAGCAGAATATTATTACCGGAAAACGCGAAGGCGCATTACGTACGAGTACATACTCTTTGACGGACTCAATGACGGTCCCGAGGATGTCAGGCGACTGGTCAAGCTCACACGCCGCGTGCCGAGCAAGGTCAACATCATCCCCTTTCATCAGATCAGCACAGCGTATCCCGACGGCATGCCGCTCACGCTTGCGTCACCATCCCGTGAACACATCGAGCGTTTCGCCGCTGCACTGCGCAAGGAGGATGTAACCGTCATGCTGCGTTCGAGTTCGGGAAAAGACATCGACGCAGCCTGCGGCCAGCTGGCCGTCAGGCATACGACAAAACAGACGGAGAACCTCTGA
- a CDS encoding YfiM family protein, which produces MSRLPSLRVLCLSAFVFLFLFRPVAAQQDSVYTPVPFEGYDPHETHWQWENLAIVGGVLGATVTGIHIYQQNAWWQGQRGPFHFVNDPDYALNVDKAGHFYGGAFGSWLGQKSMVWSGASQETAVWGGFALGSLFELYVEFEDGFATGWGFSPGDAYADVAGAAWPVLQHYVPYLSSFQPKFTYWPSDAFINGTHKGNAIDDYEGQTYWMGIHMYELLPPSWQDYWPSWLGIAVGISIRNMHTEQGYENLQRNVIIALDYDMREIIPGDSWLLHTLKEALNFIHFPSPAIRISPNYIAYGIYF; this is translated from the coding sequence GTGTCCCGTCTGCCTTCCCTGCGTGTGCTCTGTCTCTCCGCTTTTGTTTTCCTCTTTCTGTTCCGCCCAGTGGCGGCGCAGCAGGACAGTGTTTATACCCCGGTTCCGTTTGAGGGATACGATCCTCATGAAACACACTGGCAGTGGGAGAATCTCGCAATCGTCGGGGGGGTGCTGGGCGCGACGGTGACAGGGATTCATATCTATCAGCAGAATGCGTGGTGGCAGGGACAACGTGGGCCGTTTCATTTTGTCAACGATCCGGATTACGCCTTGAACGTTGACAAGGCGGGACATTTTTATGGCGGGGCATTCGGGTCGTGGCTGGGACAGAAGTCAATGGTCTGGTCGGGCGCCTCGCAGGAAACCGCTGTCTGGGGCGGCTTTGCACTTGGCTCGCTCTTTGAACTGTATGTGGAATTTGAAGACGGCTTTGCCACGGGTTGGGGATTCAGTCCGGGTGACGCCTACGCCGATGTTGCCGGTGCCGCCTGGCCTGTGCTGCAGCACTACGTGCCGTATCTCTCGAGTTTCCAGCCAAAGTTCACCTACTGGCCGTCCGATGCCTTCATCAATGGGACGCACAAGGGGAACGCCATCGATGACTACGAGGGACAGACGTACTGGATGGGTATCCACATGTATGAGCTGCTGCCTCCTTCCTGGCAGGATTACTGGCCGTCGTGGCTGGGAATTGCAGTTGGAATCTCCATTCGCAACATGCATACGGAGCAGGGGTATGAGAACCTGCAGCGTAATGTCATCATCGCGCTTGATTATGACATGCGCGAGATCATCCCCGGAGATTCCTGGCTGCTGCACACATTGAAGGAGGCGTTGAATTTTATTCATTTTCCCTCGCCCGCAATACGCATCTCACCCAATTACATCGCTTACGGTATTTATTTCTAA
- a CDS encoding glycosyltransferase translates to MISIIIPTLDEEKLLPQILAQFPAELCRAHDVEIIISDGGSKDASTQIAREHGAVVVEHEGDHRQTIAEGRNRGAEVARGDILVFINADIRISDVSSFFRDIESCLQRDTVSGVTAVVRVFPEEEILSDRMFHFWHNHYVRFLNAIGEGMGRGECQVLRREMFRSIGGYNASMVAGEDYDLFRRVRKKGKVVMMPHTVIYESPRRFRKYGYLHILWGWTRNALAVIFRNKSSSEEWEAVR, encoded by the coding sequence GTGATTTCAATAATCATCCCGACGCTTGACGAAGAAAAACTGCTGCCGCAGATTCTTGCGCAGTTCCCCGCAGAACTGTGCCGCGCACATGATGTGGAAATCATCATCAGTGACGGGGGCAGCAAGGATGCGAGCACACAGATCGCGCGGGAGCATGGAGCCGTCGTCGTTGAGCATGAGGGCGATCACCGGCAGACCATTGCCGAAGGAAGGAATCGCGGTGCGGAGGTTGCCCGGGGCGACATCCTCGTTTTCATCAACGCCGACATCCGTATCAGTGATGTGTCCTCCTTTTTCCGGGATATCGAAAGCTGTCTGCAGCGTGATACTGTCAGCGGTGTCACGGCAGTGGTGAGGGTGTTTCCCGAAGAGGAGATCCTCTCGGACCGCATGTTCCATTTCTGGCACAATCATTACGTGCGCTTTCTCAACGCCATCGGCGAGGGAATGGGGAGGGGAGAATGCCAGGTGCTGCGCAGGGAAATGTTCCGAAGCATCGGCGGCTATAACGCCTCGATGGTCGCGGGCGAGGATTACGACCTGTTTCGCCGTGTGCGGAAAAAAGGGAAAGTCGTCATGATGCCGCATACGGTGATCTATGAATCCCCCAGGCGCTTCCGTAAGTATGGTTACCTGCACATTTTGTGGGGCTGGACGAGAAATGCGCTGGCGGTGATTTTCCGGAATAAGTCCTCAAGTGAGGAATGGGAAGCAGTGCGCTGA